From one Streptomyces spiramyceticus genomic stretch:
- a CDS encoding ricin-type beta-trefoil lectin domain protein has protein sequence MATTTPAQAAESPTTTASTPLPAELEAIRAAEATKLYGDPAERPMDQRKSGLISIGDSEISGEGVGTYEPGTNGPDNWCHRSPDAAIHRTGIAADVTYNVSCSGAYTGNIKIGGSKQYADELVQSDSLAIKARNTKIKMVLLVAGANDDLQFGPVMTDCVTRYLTIQGPCEPKYSGGWQARVDGLVPKVEQTVRDLRTTMRGAGYADGDYKLVVMGYPSPIGPDFRDNPNFPGKLACGGLGYDSDTVWGRNTAVPAFQRGMRKVAASTGATYLDNSRLFHGHEVCMEDTWARGLYVDISNPFPPDANSVRQSFHPNKSGHGAFASCLTQMYNSGLREASCADPGSTGKPVLQAGAWDDAFKPLKNEATGTCVDVPGSVTRNGTMAGGWDCHGGRNQGWWYDSARKSIHTELTQDRCLDVPGADYKAGVGLVMWNCSGAANQQFVRQAGTIRPASATDLCVTLAAAKDPLKLQTCTGAANQRFA, from the coding sequence ATGGCGACAACGACTCCGGCCCAGGCCGCCGAGTCACCCACGACCACCGCATCAACCCCCCTTCCGGCCGAACTGGAGGCCATCCGCGCCGCGGAGGCGACCAAGCTGTACGGCGACCCCGCCGAGCGGCCCATGGACCAGCGCAAAAGCGGTCTGATCTCGATCGGCGACAGTGAAATCTCCGGCGAGGGCGTCGGCACGTACGAACCGGGCACCAACGGTCCCGACAACTGGTGCCACCGCTCTCCCGACGCCGCGATCCACCGCACCGGCATCGCGGCGGACGTCACGTACAACGTCTCCTGCTCGGGCGCGTACACCGGCAACATCAAGATCGGCGGCTCGAAGCAGTACGCCGACGAGCTGGTGCAGAGCGACAGCCTCGCCATCAAGGCCCGCAACACCAAGATCAAAATGGTGCTGCTGGTGGCAGGCGCCAACGACGACCTGCAGTTCGGCCCTGTGATGACCGACTGCGTCACCCGCTACCTGACCATCCAGGGGCCGTGCGAGCCCAAGTACTCCGGCGGGTGGCAGGCGCGCGTCGACGGCCTCGTCCCCAAGGTCGAGCAGACCGTGCGCGACCTGCGCACCACGATGCGGGGCGCGGGGTACGCCGACGGCGACTACAAGCTGGTCGTCATGGGCTACCCGAGCCCCATCGGCCCCGACTTCCGCGACAACCCCAACTTCCCCGGCAAGCTGGCCTGCGGCGGCCTCGGATACGACTCCGACACCGTCTGGGGCCGCAACACCGCGGTCCCCGCCTTCCAGCGCGGCATGCGCAAGGTGGCGGCGAGCACCGGCGCAACGTACCTGGACAACTCCCGCCTCTTCCACGGCCATGAGGTCTGCATGGAGGACACCTGGGCGCGCGGGCTCTACGTCGACATCTCCAACCCCTTCCCGCCGGACGCCAATTCGGTCCGGCAGTCCTTCCACCCCAACAAGAGCGGCCACGGCGCCTTCGCCTCCTGCCTGACCCAGATGTACAACTCGGGGCTGCGGGAGGCCAGTTGTGCGGACCCGGGGAGCACAGGGAAGCCTGTACTGCAGGCGGGCGCCTGGGACGACGCATTCAAGCCACTCAAGAACGAGGCCACCGGCACGTGCGTCGACGTTCCGGGTTCCGTGACCCGTAACGGAACGATGGCAGGCGGCTGGGACTGTCACGGCGGCCGCAACCAGGGCTGGTGGTACGACAGCGCGCGCAAGTCGATCCACACCGAGCTGACGCAGGACCGCTGCCTGGACGTGCCGGGCGCGGACTACAAGGCGGGCGTGGGCCTGGTCATGTGGAACTGCTCGGGCGCCGCGAACCAGCAGTTCGTACGCCAGGCGGGAACGATCCGCCCGGCGTCGGCGACGGACCTGTGCGTGACGCTGGCGGCGGCGAAGGACCCGCTGAAGCTCCAGACGTGCACGGGGGCGGCGAACCAGCGGTTCGCGTAG